Part of the Drosophila pseudoobscura strain MV-25-SWS-2005 chromosome 2, UCI_Dpse_MV25, whole genome shotgun sequence genome, ACCAGCACAATAGTTTGCCTGCACGATGAAACGGTACATATATAGAATGTTTGTATACAGCTTTTACAGATTGTGTACATACAGCGGATAGACAGCCTCTTGAGTGCAATAGACGCGGGCCTCGTAGTTGGGACTGGGATTGTAGAACAGTGTGTACCAGTCGGTGAGCTTCCGCACCTCGCACGCGTACAATCGGAGCTCCCACATAGGCTCCATGAGCAATGTGGCCAAAATGGCAGATAGAGCTATTTCTACAAACGCGCTGGCTGTTAAGATTAGCTGCTTCCGCGAAAACCTGAAATTGCCATGGATTATAGCTTCAGCAAAGGCCCATCCTTAATGGTCTGCTGTGCTCACTTGCGGTCCTTGGCGTCCATGTCAATGAAGAAGCAGTGCATCATGAGCGGCAGCATCGTCATAAAGCCCAGATAGAGCCACGAATATGTGCTCAATTCGTCGCGACATGGCGAACAGGCATAGCTCTCGTTGACCTGAAAGGGGCAGAAAGATCAAATAACTCCAGGAATCTCATCGCTACGAGATGGAAAACATACCCGGGATCCTCTGGGACAGACACCGCAGTTGCTCCAAGTgtcattatcattattataggaCCGCCCACAGTAAGCGCCCGGGCATCGTTCCAAAGCGTCGTACATTTTATAGAACCACGGCCATTTAGTTAGATTGGAATAAGCtagatagatctctcagccccTGTTCATATAATagtatccgattaatgaatcaattttctactggCTTATTAAATACTTGCTACGGCGATTGCTTTTGTATTTGCCCTCAACAACAATAGTGAAAAACAATATacagcccacttaagccccctatatttaaatagttcaactacttgaggtaaatggcggaaaatataaaCGATTGTAAGTTATTTTTGTAGATTAATGccatctttcctctgaacttaaaaaaaacactatatctttcacctgaactgcgctaaaatttttaaattttcatttattgcGGTGAAATACCCCATTGGCTTATAAtagggttaatcgttctctgtCAGGGATTGGAaacgattttgatattccgtcgaatattattagctatatataacatttagccatgcccacttagttttatacgattgatgaataatttttctacttgactggcctattttaaatacttgcttttattggatttctgtATAccgttgaaaataaaattgaatacaTTGATGAGATTGACGAAATACACCATTATACAGTGAAATACCGTTCAATTTTCacctaaaaaaaatacagaaaagtattaaaaataccaTAACGGTCACCCTGCTTCTGGTACTAGTTCGATAAACGCAAATCGGAGAACTTATTGCGAGGCGGCAACACTGCTGAAAAGCACTAATTGAACTTGTTCAGTTCAAACTAGTTCAGACCTGAACTGCACAACTCtagcaaagaaaataaataaaatacactaATTTAACGAAATATTGCACTTGCAATGCAATTAAACTAGTTGTGGGAGGAGTAGCCCTTCAACTAACGCCAAGCACATCCAGAGCACTGGCAAGTACTCTCGAATAAAACAACACCAAAGCAGACGCCATTTTGTCTATTGGCCGGCTGATCTGTAAGCTTAGAGGCCAGAAAAAAATTCGCGAAAAATAGTTTCTAAACATTTCAAGTGTGCACTATGAAATTTTAAAACCCAAATTTAACTGTAAGATATACACGCTCGAATTGTGCAAGAGTAGTAACGATTAGGACGCAAAGTGATAATTTTTTTGGGTGGATAGGAAAAATGGGTGAGTTGTGTGCCTGTTCGCTCGCTCGATTCGCAAATAAATATGTGGCCTGGcctgtgtgtgtatattgtgaatgtgaaaaacgaaaaacgtaAAACGACTGAAAAACAATCGAAAGCCGCTCTGCCACATATCCTTTAGTGATTCCCGTCAGTGTCCTGATCTCCTAAATCTCTCTCTATGGTGCCTCCGCCCCAGCAACGTTCTGCCACCAGCAACCCCCACCATCGTCGGTACGATGGGCAGCGGAacatattaattttattttgtatctttgcACAGTTGTCTCGGAGCCTAGAACCAACAAATAAATGGTGCGGCCGAGGGGTACGAAAACT contains:
- the LOC4801705 gene encoding JNK1/MAPK8-associated membrane protein, with the translated sequence MYDALERCPGAYCGRSYNNDNDTWSNCGVCPRGSRVNESYACSPCRDELSTYSWLYLGFMTMLPLMMHCFFIDMDAKDRKFSRKQLILTASAFVEIALSAILATLLMEPMWELRLYACEVRKLTDWYTLFYNPSPNYEARVYCTQEAVYPLQTIVLVFYFLCLVTMFLIRPAVCKLLDVRGKSKAPIYSALYFLPLLTLVHALGCGLIYYSFPYLSVAISMVANAIHYSLKLDQTLKALVCSSVWELKNVVIISVQWLLLAYGISSLNYHYAFLCLVPFPTLFYILTVRFTDPGEFRELESRI